AACATGGTGATTTCCTTTAGGCGCAGTGGTCAGTCAGACAGCCCTATTATCATCAATCCAAGCACGAATCGATTCCCTAAGGAAATACCTCTTTCCATGCCAGTTCGCCGCTTAAGGAACTCATGGCAGTAACGTCAGCGCGCCGCGAGGTGCCTGGCAATGATGCCGGCAATCTCGGTGTGGCCGGCGCGCAGAGCGATTTGCTGGGCCGTCAGGCGTTCATTGTTGGTGAGCGTGGCATCGGCGCCTTCGCGCAGCAGCAGTTGCGCCACTGCCGCGTGCCCTTCGCGGCCGGCAATCATCAGGGGCGTGAGCTTGCTGGGCGACTCGGCATCAATGTACGCCGAGTGTTCGAGCAAGATCGCGGCGATGCCCGTGTCGCCGCTGGCAGCGGCGTAGTGCAGCGCCGTCCAGCCCGGGCGGGTGACGATGGCGCCCTTGGCGATCATGGCCACCACGGCGGGCTTGTTGCGTTTGAACGCGGCCAGCATCAGGGCAGTGTTGCCGTTGGGGGCCTTC
This region of Massilia sp. PAMC28688 genomic DNA includes:
- a CDS encoding ankyrin repeat domain-containing protein — translated: MKKLKSVLIAACLALPSAQADQARDMVVSAQMDNASNIRRLIGKGGSPNTVDPTTGETLLMIALREEANKVVGELLAQPNIDLEQKAPNGNTALMLAAFKRNKPAVVAMIAKGAIVTRPGWTALHYAAASGDTGIAAILLEHSAYIDAESPSKLTPLMIAGREGHAAVAQLLLREGADATLTNNERLTAQQIALRAGHTEIAGIIARHLAAR